The sequence CAGCGGATTTAATCATCACCAGCTTAAGCAACAGCAACAAATCCGGTCTATACTTTCAGCTCTAACAGTAGGTAACCTGCAACCAGAATGTCTAAATTTACGGTTTTCTTTAAAGATAAAGTTATCAGTTCTTCCCTATTTGACAGCGGGGTAGTGCACATTGGTCGCGATGAAACCAACAATATCACTTTAGACAGCCTTGCTGTAGCTCCTGCTCATGCTGCCGTGATTATCCGGGAAACAGGCGATGTTATAAAACAACTCAATGATGAGTTTCCGCTAATCATCAACAATGCGAAAGTTAAAGAAGCCGTTCTTAAGAACAATGACAAAATCTTACTCGGCAAACACACCATCATTTTCAACACCTCCGAGTCAGTTCAGGCAACTATTTCTCCCCCCGATACTGACGTTGAGTTACTAAACCAAGAGATCCAAAACGACATCCAATTACCCGAAGCCAATCTTCAGATCATTGACGGCAAACACATAGGACGAGTACTACCTCTTAAGAAAGCCATGACGCGCTTGGGAAGAAACGGAAATGGTGTTATCGTCATTGCCCGCAGAAAAGAGGGCTATTTCGTTTCAGCTCTGGAAACAAATGCCTCTCTAAAGCTTAATAAAAAGACCTTGGGTGATCAATCTTTAAAACTCAATTCTCATGATGTCATTGAAATCGAAAACACCTCACTACAATTTTTTCAAGTC comes from Methylicorpusculum oleiharenae and encodes:
- a CDS encoding FHA domain-containing protein encodes the protein MSKFTVFFKDKVISSSLFDSGVVHIGRDETNNITLDSLAVAPAHAAVIIRETGDVIKQLNDEFPLIINNAKVKEAVLKNNDKILLGKHTIIFNTSESVQATISPPDTDVELLNQEIQNDIQLPEANLQIIDGKHIGRVLPLKKAMTRLGRNGNGVIVIARRKEGYFVSALETNASLKLNKKTLGDQSLKLNSHDVIEIENTSLQFFQVS